A window from Plasmodium chabaudi chabaudi strain AS genome assembly, chromosome: 11 encodes these proteins:
- a CDS encoding nuclear protein localization protein 4, putative — protein MSKIIVRLRCATGIYRIEIEKDRKLIELKNKINELLNVPVEKQQIYLFGYSNEALNNDWITLDEYNMKNGCIIELKSEIKPTYKKSTNTVTPINKDGDENLEKKSATHNNGIKESVNNNYNSNANKSKNENDNKSGYSKNANGGEDKLKKENNENEPNFKSFDYFLKLRGYNTTDLPLNNEYKSVYLVKGQLNKIPLSVTLKHQEYRHVDHLELMNIEEIKNFVHYWCYENHMLEQRIGWMYGYYKEDTHYNLGIRAVCECIYEPPQFCEGDQVRLLPDDFMSNVDLIAEKLGLEKIGIIFTHLPRKEYLASHELVNIAKLQLSNLKKNTHYTNYSISNFITCTISPDPLLNNEPITNAFMVSDLGMSLIRDNLIDEIQDDPSHIKLRSPNKHELLPQILEGGKETNKFDTDWFIIRVNDSAPKVVRSIFKNYHFPRENRNKPQTVYDVKEYFSSSKLDRGVNGKSRCSDFHLIIFAAKVLDIETALVLCDAVVNNKEIDPIIEEMLTSIVI, from the coding sequence ATGAGCAAAATAATTGTGAGGTTGCGATGTGCGACCGGAATATACAGAATTGAAATCGAAAAAGATAGAAAATTAATTGAattgaaaaacaaaattaatgagCTTTTAAATGTACCAGTAGAAAaacaacaaatatatttatttggttATTCAAATGAAgctttaaataatgattgGATAACTCttgatgaatataatatgaaaaatggaTGTATTATAGAATTAAAAAGTGAAATCAAAcctacatataaaaaaagtacaAATACTGTTACTCCTATCAACAAAGATGGTGAcgaaaatttagaaaaaaaatccgCGACACACAACAATGGCATAAAAGAATCtgtaaataataactaCAATTCTAATgcaaataaatcaaaaaatgaaaatgataacaaATCAGGATATAGTAAAAATGCGAATGGTGGAGAAGataaactaaaaaaagaaaataatgaaaatgaaccAAACTTCAAAtcatttgattattttttaaaattaagagGATATAATACAACAGACTTAccattaaataatgaatataaatctgtatatttagtaaaaggacaattaaataaaataccaTTGAGTGTAACTTTAAAACATCAAGAATATAGACATGTAGATCATTTAGAATTAATGAATattgaagaaataaaaaatttcgTTCATTATTGGTGTTATGAAAATCATATGCTTGAGCAAAGGATTGGATGGATGTATGGATATTATAAAGAAGATACCCATTATAATTTAGGAATACGAGCTGTTTGTGAATGCATATATGAGCCACCGCAATTTTGTGAAGGTGATCAAGTAAGATTATTACCTGATGATTTTATGAGTAATGTTGATTTAATTGCAGAAAAGTTAGgattagaaaaaattggAATAATTTTTACCCATCTACCAAGAAAGGAATATCTAGCTTCTCACGAATTAGTAAATATAGCTAAATTACAATTAtctaatttaaaaaaaaatacacattatacaaattatagtatatcaaattttattacatgTACTATATCACCCGATCCATTATTAAACAATGAACCTATTACAAATGCCTTTATGGTATCTGATTTAGGAATGAGTTTGATACGAGATAATTTAATTGATGAAATACAAGATGATCCATcccatataaaattaagaaGCCCAAATAAACATGAACTACTACCTCAAATTTTAGAAGGGGGTaaagaaacaaataaatttgataCTGATTGGTTTATAATACGTGTTAATGATTCAGCACCAAAAGTTGTACGATCtatctttaaaaattatcacTTTCCAAGagaaaatagaaataaacCTCAAACGGTTTATGATGttaaagaatatttttcaagTAGTAAGTTAGATAGGGGTGTTAATGGAAAATCTAGATGCTCcgattttcatttaattatttttgcaGCAAAAGTTTTAGATATTGAAACAGCTTTAGTTTTATGTGATGCTGTAGTGAATAATAAAGAGATAGATCCTATAATTGAAGAAATGCTTACTTCCAtagtaatataa
- a CDS encoding protein CAF40, putative — MMNDNGLNNSHKMNNTNNSASSNNRGNMFQNRGSINQNAANPNIPIGPSNNIHHINTQGNANNNIVGSGINNYNVSGVNMHNMASNVGMANSKMNNNNNNISNTNNNNVNNGEMGMQTNFNNAHVNPGSSIRVAPNDDEEKKKIYQLIFDLCFSEKRESALLELSRKREKYHDIAPVLWNSFGTITTLLQEIVSIYPQLSPPLLTTSSSNRVCNSLALLQCVASHPETKQHFLNAHIPLFLYPFLNAESKNRPFEYLRLTSLGVIGALVKVDNPDVINFLLQTEIIPLCLRIMETGSELSKTVATFIVQKILIDELGLNYICATPERFYAVSTVLSNMVNALVENPSSRLLKHIVRCYLRLSENPRALEALKCCLPDSLKHINKAFIPCLKEDPYTKKWLIQLLYNINNAEQTQNVPNHLNALNNMHMHHVGPQNISTPHPVNSNNHMNNMQKNSYNNIPPNMNDTIMQENNNIKNNNLGNKNNTNNYKDQNNTTNVGANSNNNNLSNVPNKSNHSKSGSSNIPTMLSNNSQHANSQNAATSTINNSNNSKTGSTNSDNITKNIAMSGNNNTSSINVGNNIDVSNTSNNAEIETIPTNVSSNTPSTSANADTTVATNNSK, encoded by the coding sequence atgatgaatGACAATGGTTTGAATAATAGCCATAAAATGAACAACACAAATAATTCGGCTAGCAGTAATAATCGAGGTAATATGTTTCAAAATCGTGGTTCGATAAATCAAAACGCTGCGAATCCAAATATACCAATTGGTCcatcaaataatattcaccatataaatacacaaggaaatgcaaataataatatcgTTGGATCAGGAATTAACAATTACAATGTTAGTGGtgtaaatatgcataatatggCAAGCAATGTGGGGATGGCCAAttcaaaaatgaataataacaataataatattagtaatactaataataataatgtaaataatgGGGAAATGGGAATGCAAactaattttaataatgctCATGTAAATCCAGGATCTTCTATTCGAGTTGCACCAAATGATGAtgaagagaaaaaaaaaatatatcaattaaTATTTGATTTATGTTTTTCAGAAAAAAGAGAAAGTGCATTATTAGAATTGTCAAGGAAACGAGAAAAGTATCATGATATTGCACCTGTATTATGGAATTCTTTTGGAACTATAACGACCTTATTACAAGAAATTGTGTCGATATATCCACAATTATCACCACCTTTGTTAACAACATCTTCATCAAATCGAGTTTGTAACTCATTGGCTTTGTTACAATGTGTTGCTTCCCATCCAGAAACAAaacaacattttttaaatgcacATATTccactatttttatatcccTTTTTAAATGCAGAATCAAAGAATAGGCcatttgaatatttacGTCTAACATCTCTAGGTGTCATAGGTGCATTAGTTAAGGTTGATAATCCAgatgtaataaattttttattacagaCGGAGATTATACCATTATGTTTACGAATCATGGAAACTGGAAGTGAATTATCTAAAACGGTTGCTACATTTATCgttcaaaaaattttaatagatGAATTAGGattgaattatatatgtgcaaCACCTGAAAGATTTTATGCAGTATCAACtgttttatcaaatatgGTTAATGCATTAGTTGAAAATCCTTCATCAAGATTGTTAAAACATATAGTTCGTTGTTATTTAAGATTATCTGAAAATCCGAGAGCTTTAGAAGCATTAAAATGTTGTTTACCCGACTCTTTgaaacatattaataaagcTTTTATTCCATGTCTTAAAGAAGATccatatacaaaaaaatggcTAATTCAGTTgctttataatattaacaatgCAGAACAAACACAAAATGTTCCGAATCATCTTAATGCactaaataatatgcatatgcatcATGTCGGACcccaaaatatttcaacCCCACACCCTGTAAACTCAAATAAccatatgaataatatgcaaaaaaatagttataataatattccaCCAAATATGAATGATACTATAATgcaagaaaataataatataaaaaataataatttaggaaataaaaataataccaacaattataaagatcaaaataatacaacTAATGTCGGTGCAAATtcgaataataataacctTTCTAACGTACCTAACAAATCAAATCATTCAAAATCAGGATCAAGTAATATCCCTACTATGCTTTCAAATAATAGTCAACATGCCAATTCACAAAATGCTGCTACATCGActattaataatagtaataattcaaaaacGGGTTCTACAAATAGtgataatataacaaaGAATATTGCCATGTCAggcaataataatactagTTCAATTAATGTtggtaataatatagatgTTTCTAATACATCTAACAATGCAGAAATAGAAACTATTCCAACAAATGTATCTAGTAACACACCCTCTACTTCTGCTAATGCAGATACTACTGTGGCTACTAACAatagtaaataa